One window of the Mus caroli unplaced genomic scaffold, CAROLI_EIJ_v1.1 scaffold_23276_1, whole genome shotgun sequence genome contains the following:
- the LOC110288489 gene encoding H-2 class I histocompatibility antigen, D-K alpha chain-like, whose product MAWRTVLLLLAAALAPTQTCAAMSRPGLGEPRFIAVGYVDDTQFVSFDSAAENPRMEPRAPWMEQEEPEYWERETRIAKNTEQISRVNLRTLSGYYNQSEGGSHTYQRMSGCDVGSDRRLLRGYWQYAYDGQDYIALNEDLKTWTTADITAQITKQKLEQAGAAERERAYLEGECVEWLRRYLELGNATLLRTGAGAAGSSSLCPRAGAQSWGRRNPQLG is encoded by the exons ATGGCTTGGCGCACAGTGCTCCTGCTGCTGGCGGCCGCCCTGGCCCCGACTCAGACCTGTGCGG CCATGTCCCGGCCTGGCCTCGGGGAGCCCCGGTTCATCGCTGTTGGCTACGTGGACGACACGCAGTTCGTGAGCTTCGACAGCGCCGCGGAGAATCCGAGGATGGAGCCGCGCGCGCCAtggatggagcaggaggagccTGAGTATTGGGAGCGGGAGACACGGATCGCCAAGAACACGGAGCAGATTTCTCGAGTGAACCTGAGGACTCTGAGCGGCTACTACAACCAGAGCGAGGGCG GCTCTCACACTTACCAGCGGATGTCTGGCTGTGATGTGGGGTCCGACCGGCGCCTCCTCCGTGGGTACTGGCAGTATGCATACGACGGCCAGGATTACATCGCCCTGAATGAAGACCTGAAAACGTGGACGACAGCAGACATAACAGCTCAGATTACCAAACAAAAACTGGAGCAGGCTGGTgctgcagaaagagagagggccTACCTGGAGGGCGAGTGCGTGGAGTGGCTCCGCAGATACCTGGAGCTCGGGAATGCGACGCTGCTGCGCACAGGTGCAGGGGCCGCGGgcagctcctccctctgccctcggGCTGGGGCTCAGTCCTGGGGAAGAAGAAACCCTCAGCTGGGGTGA